CAATCCCACTCCAATGGCTCTCCAAGCCGTCTTTCTCATCACGGGTCTCCGATTTAGTGTTGTATGTCGTGGAACGTGTGGCTTGATGAAAATTCGCCACATCATTCGTATGACTAATTAATACATGGACTTCTGGATCTGCTTGTCTTCGTTTTTCGCGGCACGCTGTGCCTGCCGCGAGACGTGTACCGCTAGTGGCCTACCTGACTGCCGCTTGTCTGATGAAGCCGGTTAGGCGCTGTGTCGACCGGCCGAAAACCTGTTTTCAACTCGCGTCGCAGCGCGACCCGGTCGAGCGCCTTTTCCCAGTTCGCGACGACGATCGTCGCCACGCTGTTGCCGACGATATTGGTGAACACGAACGCGCTGGACATCGCCTTGTGAATCCCGAGAATCAGCGCGATCGATTCCACCGGGATCGTGTTCGACGCGGCGAGCGTCGCGGCCAGCACGGCAATCGCCGCACCGGACACGCCTGCTGCGCCTTTCGACGTCAGCAGCAGTACGGCGAGCAACACAATCTGGTCGTGCCAGTTCATCGGCGTATTGGTGGCCTGCGCGAGAAACACGGCCGCAGCGGCGAAGTAGAGGCATGTACCGTCGTGATTGAACGTGTACGCGGTCGGCAGCACGAGACCCACGACAGATTTCTCGCAACCGAGCCGTTCGAGCTTGTCGATCAGTTGCGGAAAAACCGTTTCCGACGAACTGGTACCGATCACGAGCAGCAGCTCCGCGCCGATGTAGCGGATCAACCGCAGCAGGCTGAAACCGTTGACCTTGGCGATCGGCCACAGGATCAGCAGGATAAACAGCGCACACGTCAGATAGAACTCGAGCACGAGCTTGCCGAGCGAGAGCAGGGTGCCGAAGCCGAACTTGCTGACCGTGAACGCGATTGCACCGAATGCGGCGAGCGGCGCGATCTTCATCGTCAGGCCGATGACCCAGAACAGCGAGCCCGACACCGCGTCGATCAGGTTCAGCGCCGGCTTCGCACGTTCGCCGATGGCGGCGAGTCCGAACGCGAACAGCACCGAGAAAAACAGCACCTGCAGCACATCGCCGCCGGCGAACGCGCTGATCGCCGTGTGCGGAATCACGTTCAGCAGGAATTCGCTGGTCGTGACGACGTGATGGGCTTTCGCGACGTACGCATCGACGGCGGCGGAATGCACGCTGTGCATGTCGACGTTCATGCCGACGCCGGGCTTCAGCACGTTGATGACGACGAGACCGATCACCAGTGCCAGCGACGTCACCACTTCGAAATA
This portion of the Paraburkholderia flava genome encodes:
- the dctA gene encoding C4-dicarboxylate transporter DctA, whose product is MSLPGQSAATKPKGRQPFYRDLSFQVLAGMALGIVTGYFFPEFGVNLQPVGDAFIRIIQMLIGPIIFCTVCSGIAGVNDVKKVGRVAIKALVYFEVVTSLALVIGLVVINVLKPGVGMNVDMHSVHSAAVDAYVAKAHHVVTTSEFLLNVIPHTAISAFAGGDVLQVLFFSVLFAFGLAAIGERAKPALNLIDAVSGSLFWVIGLTMKIAPLAAFGAIAFTVSKFGFGTLLSLGKLVLEFYLTCALFILLILWPIAKVNGFSLLRLIRYIGAELLLVIGTSSSETVFPQLIDKLERLGCEKSVVGLVLPTAYTFNHDGTCLYFAAAAVFLAQATNTPMNWHDQIVLLAVLLLTSKGAAGVSGAAIAVLAATLAASNTIPVESIALILGIHKAMSSAFVFTNIVGNSVATIVVANWEKALDRVALRRELKTGFRPVDTAPNRLHQTSGSQVGH